From the genome of Haloterrigena sp. KLK7, one region includes:
- a CDS encoding replication factor C small subunit: MSEADVEAAEPTPGKTEVWIEKYRPERLDEIKGHENIVPRLKRYVEQDDLPHLMFAGPAGTGKTTAAQAIAREIYDDDWRENFLELNASDQRGIDVVRDRIKDFARSSFGGYDHRIIFLDEADALTSDAQSALRRTMEQFSNNTRFILSCNYSSQIIDPIQSRCAVFRFTELTEDAIEAQVREIADNEGIEVTDDGVDALVYASDGDMRKAINGLQAAAVMGETVDEETVFAITATARPEEVEEMVEHAIDGDFTAARAALEDLLMERGLAGGDVIDQLHRSAWEFDIPERATVRLLERLGEVDYRITEGANERLQLEAMLASLALEDEA; encoded by the coding sequence ATGAGCGAGGCCGACGTCGAGGCGGCGGAGCCGACTCCCGGGAAGACCGAAGTCTGGATCGAGAAGTACCGCCCGGAACGGCTCGACGAGATCAAGGGCCACGAGAACATCGTGCCGCGCCTGAAGCGGTACGTCGAGCAGGACGACCTCCCCCACCTCATGTTCGCGGGGCCGGCGGGAACCGGCAAGACGACCGCAGCACAGGCTATCGCCCGCGAAATCTACGACGACGACTGGCGCGAGAACTTCCTCGAACTGAACGCCTCCGACCAGCGCGGGATCGACGTCGTCCGCGACCGGATCAAGGACTTCGCGCGCTCGTCCTTCGGCGGCTACGATCACCGCATCATCTTCTTGGACGAGGCCGACGCGCTGACCTCCGACGCCCAGTCGGCGCTGCGCCGGACGATGGAGCAGTTCTCGAACAACACGCGCTTCATCCTCTCGTGTAACTACTCGAGCCAGATCATCGACCCCATTCAATCGCGGTGTGCGGTCTTCCGATTCACCGAACTCACAGAGGACGCCATCGAGGCCCAAGTCCGGGAAATCGCCGACAACGAGGGGATCGAGGTCACCGACGACGGCGTCGACGCGCTGGTCTACGCGTCCGACGGCGACATGCGAAAGGCGATCAACGGCCTCCAGGCGGCCGCCGTGATGGGCGAGACCGTCGACGAGGAGACCGTCTTCGCGATCACCGCCACCGCCCGCCCGGAGGAGGTCGAGGAGATGGTCGAGCACGCCATCGACGGCGACTTCACCGCCGCTCGCGCCGCCCTCGAGGACCTCCTGATGGAGCGCGGCCTCGCCGGCGGCGACGTCATCGATCAGCTCCACCGCTCGGCCTGGGAGTTCGACATCCCCGAGCGGGCGACGGTTCGGCTGCTCGAGCGACTTGGCGAAGTGGACTATCGGATCACTGAGGGCGCGAACGAGCGGCTGCAACTCGAGGCCATGCTGGCGTCGCTGGCCCTCGAGGACGAGGCCTGA
- a CDS encoding polymer-forming cytoskeletal protein, whose product MGDNINSRTLLVVALVGIVVAGTVPMTVAAQADRTGGTVVVEEGETVDSLEAFGGTVIVEGTVTGDVSGVAGDVRIEGDVGGDLEVAAGSVTIAGTVEGDVEAAGGSVTITEAGVVGGTTSIGAGTVVVDGTLEGDAEIGAETIQLGEDASIAGDLRYGGDLQGNTDAVAGDIEQDSSVGVDLAPTIQPIASWLFAAYALALNLVLGAALLALFPRFSDGVADRVSSAPGRSGLAGLGVLVGVPILLIALAITVVGIPFSIVGAFAFVLVVWLGIVYGRFAVGAWLLSLVGVGNRWLALVVGLVIGAALGLIPIVGGVLDLLVLLLGIGALAVGLYSHWRTARKRDREPRHGVGPDGPTID is encoded by the coding sequence ATGGGAGATAACATAAACTCGCGGACACTACTCGTCGTCGCTCTCGTGGGAATCGTCGTCGCTGGCACCGTCCCGATGACCGTCGCGGCACAGGCGGATCGAACGGGCGGAACGGTCGTCGTCGAGGAAGGAGAGACGGTCGACAGCCTCGAGGCGTTCGGCGGCACCGTCATCGTCGAAGGCACCGTGACGGGCGACGTCAGCGGCGTGGCCGGCGACGTCCGGATCGAGGGCGACGTCGGCGGCGACCTCGAGGTCGCGGCCGGCAGCGTCACGATCGCGGGGACCGTCGAGGGCGACGTCGAAGCCGCCGGCGGGAGCGTGACGATCACCGAGGCGGGCGTCGTCGGTGGGACGACCTCGATCGGCGCCGGAACGGTCGTCGTCGACGGAACGCTCGAGGGAGACGCGGAGATCGGCGCCGAGACGATCCAACTGGGTGAGGACGCGTCGATCGCGGGCGACCTGCGCTACGGCGGCGACCTCCAAGGGAACACCGACGCGGTCGCCGGCGACATCGAGCAGGACTCGTCGGTCGGCGTCGATCTCGCGCCGACGATCCAGCCGATCGCCTCGTGGCTGTTCGCGGCGTACGCGCTGGCGCTGAACCTCGTGCTCGGAGCCGCGTTGCTCGCCCTGTTCCCCCGGTTCTCTGACGGAGTCGCGGACCGCGTCTCGAGCGCGCCCGGTCGGTCCGGGCTGGCCGGGCTCGGCGTCCTCGTCGGCGTCCCCATCCTGCTCATCGCGCTGGCGATCACGGTGGTCGGAATCCCGTTCTCGATCGTCGGCGCGTTCGCGTTCGTCCTCGTCGTCTGGCTCGGGATCGTCTACGGTCGCTTCGCCGTCGGGGCGTGGCTCCTCTCGCTCGTCGGCGTCGGCAATCGGTGGCTCGCGCTGGTGGTCGGGCTGGTCATCGGCGCGGCCCTCGGACTGATTCCGATCGTCGGCGGCGTGCTGGACCTGCTCGTCCTCCTGCTGGGCATCGGCGCGCTCGCCGTCGGCCTGTACAGCCACTGGCGGACCGCGCGGAAGCGCGACCGAGAACCCCGACACGGGGTCGGCCCCGACGGGCCGACGATCGACTAA